The following coding sequences are from one Passer domesticus isolate bPasDom1 chromosome 11, bPasDom1.hap1, whole genome shotgun sequence window:
- the LOC135309663 gene encoding G-protein coupled receptor 35-like, whose protein sequence is MVMTEEALPFVQQECGCFLGQCCCLSQPPEIVIRGHLTGHVQGALLVVPAQHSTSGLEELTLSKDSKRTGTVHFDTPKMNNSSCNITAYEIFSVFQLCVYIPVLVLGIVLNMLALCVFCCKLGKWTETRVYMVNLAVADCLLLFTLPFKTLSQFQHLKVDGWCLVLEGGYFTNRFMSIGIITLIAADRYLAIKYPLRSKALRSPLKAAFASGFLWIFIICETSLIKSFEDRRENDFCFEKSSVTPSVITLCAIIAGFFIPLLILTYCSIQVIAELRKKKTDNPCNEMLTRKAVYIVSANMTVFIICFLPLYLGHLLRFVLDSVSSDCSAIQSINNFVHFASILANTNCCLDAICYYFVNKEFKEASSKLAKSKSESSEEAAIQLPHVTH, encoded by the exons ATGGTGATGACAGAGGAAGCTCTGCCCTTTGTTCAGCAAGAGTGCGGGTGCTTTCTCGGCCAGTGTTGCTGCCTCTCACAGCCACCAGAAATTGTGATCAGAGGACACCTCACTGGTCATGTGCAAGGAGCACTGCTCGTCGTGCCTGCACAGCACTCCACATCTGGGCTGGAGGAACTCACTCTCTCCAAGGACAGCAAGAGAACAG GAACTGTACACTTTGATACTCCCAAAATGAACAACAGCAGCTGCAATATCACAGCctatgaaatattttcagttttccagcTGTGTGTTTACATCCCAGTTTTGGTTTTGGGCATCGTGCTGAATATGTTGGCACTGTGCGTGTTCTGTTGCAAACTTGGCAAATGGACAGAAACCAGAGTATACATGGTGAACCTGGCTGTGGCTGACTGTTTGCTGCTCTTCACCTTGCCGTTCAAAACTCTGTCCCAGTTCCAGCACCTGAAGGTGGACGGGTGGTGCCTGGTTCTGGAAGGTGGCTATTTCACAAACCGCTTTATGAGCATCGGTATCATCACCCTCATTGCTGCTGACAGGTACCTTGCAATCAAGTACCCTTTGAGATCCAAGGCACTCAGGTCACCGCTGAAGGCAGCTTTTGCCTCTGGATTCCTCTGGATATTCATCATCTGTGAAACTTCCCTCATTAAAAGCTTTGAGGACCGAAGAGAGAATGacttttgctttgaaaaatCTTCAGTGACACCCTCGGTGATCACCCTGTGTGCCATTATTGCAGGGTTTTTCATACCGCTGCTCATCTTGACTTACTGCTCCATACAGGTCATTGCAGAGCTCAGGAAAAAGAAGACTGACAACCCTTGCAATGAAATGCTGACCAGGAAAGCTGTCTACATTGTGTCTGCAAACATGACTGTGTTCATCATCTGCTTTTTACCTCTTTACCTCGGGCATCTCCTCCGCTTCGTCCTGGACTCCGTCAGCTCCGACTGCTCGGCAATACAGAGCATCAACAACTTCGTTCACTTTGCCTCCATCCTCGCCAACACAAACTGCTGCCTGGATGCCATTTGTTACTACTTTGTCAACAAGGAATTTAAGGAAGCATCTTCCAAGCTAGCAAAGTCCAAATCTGAGTCCAGTGAAGAAGCTGCAATTCAGCTCCCACATGTAACACATTAA
- the GPR55 gene encoding G-protein coupled receptor 55 — MQNSSQWAEMTNSSENCSFTAIDSLARSVQLGLSIPTFILGLVLNSLALSVFCCFWRKQTKTSVYMISLVLADVLLLLSLPPKLYYSVTKVPGLLCSFIQAPYFVNTYISIFIIVCITVDRYICIRHPFEGRAKQSPRWAVVICCFIWAAAWICSIPIFVFQKKEPIKCFHNMSDQTWNVSFIVSVEIFGFLIPLAVMVFCSAQTIWILLNHKTHDKKSVEESGSLRVIVINLVVFLVCFTPVHLGILLQCLVRQHVILGCRMKQTISLFLQVSMTFANLNCCLDAIFYYFAAKEFCKKAQLRRVMELCPLFNPCAMRWHCQQWENAPCQDTDSVVPDVAGTMP; from the exons ATGCAGAACTCAAGTCAGTG GGCAGAAATGACCAACAGCAGCGAGAATTGCAGTTTTACAGCCATTGACAGCTTGGCACGGAGCGTGCAGCTGGGGCTCTCCATCCCCACCTTCATCCTCGGGCTGGTGCTCAACAGCCTGGCCCTGTCTGtgttctgctgcttttggagAAAGCAGACCAAGACCTCTGTGTACATGATCAGCCTGGTGCTGGCAGAcgtcctgctgctcctctcgcTGCCACCAAAGCTGTACTACTCTGTCACCAAGGTGCCTGGGCTGCTGTGCTCCTTCATACAGGCTCCTTACTTCGTCAACACCTACATCAGCATCTTCATCATCGTCTGCATCACCGTGGACAGGTACATCTGCATAAGGCACCCCTTTGAGGGTCGAGCTAAGCAATCCCCCAGGTGGGCTGTGGTGATTTGCTGCTTCATCTGGGCAGCAGCTTGGATCTGCAGCATCCCAATTTTTGTGTTTCAGAAGAAGGAACCTATTAAATGCTTTCACAACATGTCAGATCAGACATGGAACGTCTCCTTCATTGTTTCTGTGGAAATATTTGGGTTTCTCATCCCGCTTGCTGTGATGGTTTTCTGCTCTGCTCAAACCATCTGGATCCTCCTGAATCACAAAACTCATGACAAAAAGAGCGTAGAAGAGAGCGGCTCATTGCGAGTAATCGTCATCAACCTGGTGGTGTTCCTGGTGTGCTTCACACCCGTCCACCTTGGCatcctcctgcagtgcctggtgagGCAGCACGTGATCCTGGGCTGCAGGATGAAGCAGACCATCAGCCTCTTCCTCCAGGTGTCCATGACATTTGCCAACCTGAACTGCTGCCTCGATGCCATCTTCTACTATTTTGCTGCAAAGGAATTCTGTAAGAAAGCACAGCTGAGGAGGGTGATGGAGCTGTGTCCCCTCTTTAACCCTTGTGCCATGcgatggcactgccagcagtggGAGAATGCCCCTTGCCAGGACACTGACAGTGTTGTGCCCGACGTGGCAGGGACCATGCCATAG